In Mycoplasmopsis californica, one genomic interval encodes:
- a CDS encoding lactate/malate family dehydrogenase: MKKIIVIGMGNVGFTYVNISVARGIEAQWVFVDKNEEIAYAHAKDFSDMVSIMPRNGSKFRSGKLEEEAADADIVVVCASIPADKTFSDRLALAGANAKLMASFGETLKKTGFKGTVIVAANPCDVLAAVFHYASGLPAERVISAGTILDSARLKKLISEFYNVNSDSVTASIIAEHGASAVAVWSTAKVGETFIKDIPQFTEEVKQDLYEKSKREAFEIFSRKGNTQFGIGTSLCEITLAILNNKRSIMTVGVKIPEGFKHPGIYFSIPVIVGENGYEYLPNKLSLTDAEWEQFNKASEAFCKVHNDTLSQVGVTHVFK, encoded by the coding sequence ATGAAAAAAATTATTGTAATTGGAATGGGAAATGTAGGGTTTACATATGTAAACATCTCAGTTGCCAGAGGTATTGAAGCTCAATGAGTATTTGTTGATAAAAATGAAGAAATAGCGTATGCTCATGCTAAAGATTTCTCAGATATGGTCTCAATTATGCCAAGAAACGGTTCTAAATTTAGATCAGGAAAACTTGAAGAAGAAGCTGCAGATGCTGATATTGTTGTAGTTTGTGCTTCAATCCCTGCTGACAAAACATTCAGTGACCGTCTAGCGTTGGCGGGAGCAAACGCCAAATTAATGGCCAGCTTTGGTGAAACATTGAAAAAAACTGGTTTTAAAGGAACAGTTATTGTTGCCGCTAACCCATGTGATGTTTTAGCTGCTGTATTCCATTACGCATCAGGATTGCCAGCAGAAAGAGTTATTTCAGCGGGTACAATTCTAGACTCAGCAAGACTTAAAAAACTTATTTCAGAATTCTACAATGTAAATTCTGACTCGGTAACAGCATCAATTATTGCTGAACACGGCGCATCAGCTGTGGCTGTATGATCAACTGCAAAAGTTGGTGAAACATTTATTAAAGATATACCTCAATTTACAGAAGAAGTGAAACAAGACCTATACGAAAAAAGTAAACGTGAAGCATTTGAAATTTTTTCACGTAAAGGAAATACACAATTTGGTATTGGAACATCACTATGTGAAATCACATTAGCAATTTTAAATAATAAAAGAAGTATTATGACAGTTGGGGTTAAAATTCCAGAAGGATTTAAACACCCAGGAATTTACTTCTCAATCCCAGTTATTGTTGGTGAAAATGGTTACGAATACTTACCTAATAAATTGTCTCTAACAGACGCTGAATGAGAACAATTCAACAAAGCATCAGAAGCATTTTGCAAAGTACACAATGACACTTTAAGTCAAGTTGGTGTAACTCACGTATTTAAATAA
- a CDS encoding phosphoketolase family protein, with amino-acid sequence MKKHIDFNTNEYLGKVDAWWRAANYISVGQMYLKNNPLMKGGLKSDDVKVYPIGHWGTIPGQNFIYAHLNRVINKYNLNMFYIEGPGHGGQVMVANSYLDGSYTELFPEITRDEAGMKQLFKIFSFPGGTASHAAPETPGSLHEGGELGYSLSHATGAILDNPDLIAATIIGDGEAETGPLMAGWFSNTFINPKNDGVVLPIIHLNGGKISNPTILARRSNEELSQMFNGLGWEPVFVEVEKVANYHREMAEKLDYVIEKILAIKAEATKKDAKEQTRPKWPMIIFRSPKGWTGPKTFDGNKVEGSFRAHQVPIPAKAGDEKYLGDLKAWLESYRPHELFDENGLLKEEFNIAPIGNQRMAMNPATNGGINPQELVLSDWTQFAVEIGKPGSTIGQDMANLSKYYADIITKNPTNFRVFGPDETKSNRLFDVLKISDRQWLDTVDADLDEKVSPVGRIIDSQLSEHQAEGFLEGYVLTGRHGVFASYEAFLRVVDSMVTQHLKWLNKCKPLNWRKSLPSLNLIATSNAFQQDHNGYTHQDPGMLGHLADKSPEIVREYLPADTNSLLAITEKAFKERDVINLIVASKQPREQFFNIEEAKELAKNGYKVIDWASNVSLDQEPDLVVAASGTESTIEALAAISILNKQFPELKIRFVNVVEILKLRHPSIDPRGLSDEEFNKVFTTSKPVLFAFHGYESLLRDIFFTRQNRNLHPHGYREHGDITTSFDIRQLSQMDRFHMSITAAKAVYGAKSVEFVAKMNDTLDYHTKYIREHGTDIDEVKNWKWEGIK; translated from the coding sequence ATGAAAAAACATATCGATTTTAATACAAATGAATATCTGGGAAAAGTTGATGCTTGATGAAGAGCAGCTAACTATATTTCAGTTGGACAAATGTATTTAAAAAACAATCCACTAATGAAAGGCGGATTGAAATCAGATGATGTTAAGGTATATCCTATAGGCCACTGAGGGACAATTCCTGGCCAAAACTTTATTTACGCACACTTGAACAGAGTAATTAATAAATACAATTTAAACATGTTTTATATTGAAGGGCCTGGACATGGTGGGCAAGTTATGGTAGCTAATTCATATCTTGATGGTTCATATACCGAATTATTCCCTGAAATCACTCGTGACGAAGCTGGAATGAAACAATTGTTCAAAATTTTCTCATTCCCAGGTGGAACTGCGTCGCATGCAGCTCCTGAAACCCCGGGTTCATTACATGAAGGTGGTGAATTAGGTTATTCACTTTCACACGCAACTGGTGCAATTTTAGACAATCCAGATTTAATTGCTGCAACTATAATCGGTGATGGCGAGGCAGAAACCGGACCTTTAATGGCTGGTTGATTCTCAAATACATTTATCAACCCTAAAAATGATGGTGTTGTTTTACCAATTATTCATTTAAACGGTGGTAAGATATCAAACCCAACTATCTTAGCTCGTCGTAGTAATGAAGAATTGTCGCAAATGTTCAATGGTTTAGGTTGAGAGCCAGTTTTTGTTGAAGTTGAAAAAGTAGCTAACTATCACCGCGAAATGGCCGAAAAATTAGATTATGTAATTGAAAAAATTCTAGCAATTAAGGCTGAGGCGACGAAAAAAGATGCCAAAGAACAAACACGTCCAAAATGACCAATGATTATTTTCAGATCACCAAAAGGATGAACCGGACCTAAAACATTTGACGGCAACAAAGTCGAAGGAAGCTTTAGGGCGCACCAAGTGCCAATCCCTGCAAAAGCGGGAGATGAAAAATACTTAGGCGATTTAAAAGCTTGACTTGAATCATACCGTCCACACGAATTATTTGATGAAAATGGACTATTAAAAGAAGAGTTTAATATTGCGCCAATCGGAAATCAAAGAATGGCAATGAATCCAGCTACAAATGGAGGGATTAATCCTCAAGAATTAGTGTTATCTGATTGAACACAATTTGCAGTTGAAATTGGCAAACCAGGAAGCACAATTGGCCAAGATATGGCTAATTTATCAAAATACTACGCAGATATTATCACTAAAAACCCAACCAATTTTAGAGTTTTTGGACCTGATGAGACTAAATCAAATCGTCTTTTCGATGTTTTAAAAATTAGTGATCGTCAATGACTTGACACAGTTGATGCTGATTTGGATGAAAAAGTTTCGCCAGTTGGTAGAATAATTGATTCGCAACTTTCAGAACACCAAGCTGAAGGGTTCTTAGAAGGTTATGTTCTAACTGGACGTCATGGGGTATTTGCTTCATACGAAGCCTTTTTAAGAGTTGTTGATTCAATGGTAACTCAACACTTAAAATGATTAAATAAATGTAAACCACTAAACTGAAGAAAATCATTACCATCATTAAACTTGATTGCGACTTCAAATGCATTCCAGCAAGACCATAATGGATACACACACCAAGACCCTGGTATGCTAGGACATTTAGCAGACAAAAGTCCTGAAATTGTTCGCGAATATTTACCAGCTGACACCAACTCGCTACTAGCTATAACTGAAAAAGCCTTTAAGGAAAGAGATGTTATTAACTTAATTGTTGCCTCTAAACAACCGAGAGAACAATTCTTCAATATTGAAGAAGCTAAGGAATTAGCAAAAAATGGATACAAAGTTATTGATTGAGCTTCAAATGTAAGTTTAGATCAAGAACCCGATTTAGTTGTTGCTGCCAGCGGTACCGAATCAACAATCGAAGCACTTGCTGCAATTTCAATTCTAAATAAACAATTCCCAGAGTTAAAAATTAGATTTGTAAATGTTGTTGAAATTCTGAAACTAAGACACCCTTCAATCGATCCAAGAGGTCTTTCAGACGAAGAATTTAACAAAGTATTCACTACTTCAAAACCAGTTTTATTTGCCTTCCACGGGTATGAAAGTCTATTAAGAGACATCTTCTTTACAAGACAAAATAGAAACTTACATCCTCATGGATATCGTGAACATGGAGATATTACTACCTCATTTGATATTCGCCAACTTTCACAAATGGACAGATTCCACATGTCAATTACCGCCGCTAAAGCTGTTTATGGTGCTAAATCAGTAGAATTTGTTGCAAAAATGAATGACACACTAGATTACCATACTAAATACATTCGTGAGCATGGTACCGATATTGATGAAGTGAAAAATTGAAAATGAGAAGGAATTAAATAA
- the gap gene encoding type I glyceraldehyde-3-phosphate dehydrogenase — MKKIAINGFGRIGRLTLRHLLEIGGDDIQVVAVNDLTDPGMLAHLLKYDTAFGPLSNDIKVEADAMYVDGKEIKVFAEKDPENLPWAELGIDVVLECTGFFTKKALANKHIIAGAKKVLVSAPAGSDVKTIVYNVNHDTLNKDDQIVSAASCTTNGLAPVVKVLVDNFGLINGYMTTIHSITGDQMLQDGPHRKGDLRRARAAGHNIVPTSTGAAKAIGLVVPEATGVLNGSALRVPTITGSIIDLSVQLVKSPSVEELNEAFAKAANESFKYNTDPIVSSDIINSHYGSIFDATLTKIQEANGQKIYKVFAWYDNEMSYVSQLVRTVKHWAKIS; from the coding sequence ATGAAAAAAATTGCAATTAACGGATTTGGTCGTATTGGACGTTTAACCTTGCGTCACCTTCTTGAAATCGGGGGGGATGACATTCAAGTTGTTGCCGTTAACGACTTAACTGACCCAGGGATGCTGGCTCATTTACTAAAATATGACACAGCATTTGGACCTTTATCTAACGACATTAAAGTAGAAGCTGATGCAATGTATGTAGATGGCAAAGAAATTAAAGTTTTTGCTGAAAAAGATCCAGAAAACTTACCTTGAGCAGAATTAGGGATTGATGTAGTTCTTGAATGTACAGGATTTTTCACTAAAAAAGCATTAGCTAACAAACATATTATTGCAGGAGCAAAAAAGGTTTTAGTTTCTGCTCCAGCTGGTAGCGATGTCAAAACTATTGTTTACAACGTTAACCACGACACTTTAAATAAAGATGACCAGATTGTTTCAGCTGCTTCATGTACAACAAATGGTTTAGCGCCAGTGGTTAAAGTTCTAGTTGATAATTTTGGTTTAATAAATGGTTATATGACAACTATTCACTCAATAACAGGGGACCAAATGTTACAAGATGGACCACACAGAAAAGGTGATTTACGTAGAGCTCGTGCTGCTGGACATAATATTGTTCCTACTTCAACCGGAGCAGCGAAAGCAATTGGATTAGTTGTTCCTGAGGCGACTGGTGTGTTGAATGGTTCTGCACTACGTGTGCCAACAATTACCGGTTCAATTATTGATTTATCAGTACAATTAGTCAAATCTCCATCTGTTGAAGAATTGAATGAAGCATTCGCAAAAGCTGCTAACGAGTCATTTAAATACAATACAGATCCAATCGTTTCATCAGATATAATCAATTCACATTATGGTTCAATTTTTGATGCTACACTAACCAAAATACAAGAAGCTAATGGACAAAAAATTTACAAAGTTTTTGCATGATACGACAATGAAATGTCTTACGTTTCACAGCTTGTTAGAACGGTAAAACACTGAGCAAAAATTTCTTAG
- a CDS encoding glycosyltransferase family 2 protein, which yields MTSNLASYPKISVLIPCHNIEKLTYFSLISVLKSRYKNIEILLLNDYSTDNTINILNEFAKLDPRIKVIDLKNHHHHVGIGFNRHFLIEKSTGEYFIFIDDDDRMLTSALGNFEKVLREGDYDLIASDFKITYELLPHMRISVPKVPFHVDFNFNDPQEFFLNSSLYSWGKLIKKQYYLDTVNKFANKFSGNIFEDVRFMYFLFLNKPKFKFINKRLFTYQIRPNSLSSSWNRIDEKIKILFDAYTEAILNIKKYNLIENDNILSKVCQTFYIHLVFILYANSIILKKEMRTKFSKLSKLHLESFCSRFNIDPTFKHNLNRSSCQIYNKAHNKFFNNTFLPKRTKSRKKKDNKADYVDGLNFNI from the coding sequence ATGACATCAAATTTAGCATCATATCCTAAAATTAGTGTTTTAATTCCTTGTCACAATATTGAAAAACTCACTTATTTTTCACTAATTAGCGTTTTAAAAAGTAGATATAAAAATATTGAAATATTATTGCTAAATGATTATTCAACTGACAACACAATTAATATACTAAACGAATTTGCGAAACTGGATCCAAGAATTAAGGTTATAGACTTAAAAAATCATCATCATCACGTGGGTATAGGGTTTAATAGACACTTTTTGATTGAGAAAAGCACTGGCGAATACTTTATTTTTATAGATGATGATGATAGGATGTTGACCTCGGCACTAGGTAATTTTGAAAAAGTTCTGCGAGAGGGTGATTATGACTTAATAGCAAGCGACTTCAAAATAACATATGAACTTTTGCCACACATGCGCATTTCTGTGCCTAAGGTTCCTTTTCACGTTGATTTTAATTTCAATGATCCACAAGAGTTTTTCCTAAACTCTTCACTATATAGTTGAGGAAAATTGATTAAAAAACAATACTATTTAGACACTGTTAATAAATTTGCTAATAAATTTAGTGGTAATATTTTTGAAGATGTACGATTTATGTATTTTCTCTTTCTTAACAAACCTAAATTTAAATTTATTAACAAGCGCTTATTCACTTATCAAATCAGACCTAACTCATTATCTAGCAGTTGAAATCGAATAGATGAAAAAATCAAAATCCTTTTTGATGCTTATACAGAGGCTATTTTGAATATTAAAAAATACAATTTAATTGAGAATGATAATATTTTAAGTAAGGTTTGTCAAACATTTTACATACATCTGGTATTTATCTTATATGCTAACAGCATAATTTTAAAAAAAGAGATGCGAACTAAATTTTCAAAGCTATCTAAATTGCATCTTGAAAGTTTTTGTTCACGATTTAACATTGATCCTACTTTTAAACATAATTTAAATCGCTCAAGTTGTCAGATTTACAATAAAGCACACAATAAATTTTTTAATAATACTTTTTTGCCCAAACGCACCAAATCACGCAAAAAAAAGGATAATAAAGCCGATTATGTCGATGGACTTAATTTTAATATTTAA
- a CDS encoding M17 family metallopeptidase: MKKYYFTEKNDSFLLKAVYFDDALNNSYIAKKDGFITEIIEQKEAYIYIEKKLDYFALTKIIKEKILTHKRNLQIDIHSFVRDGLSITDVLKAFYSSVIFYEANLFNKKKEESQKQSFTFLLNSEEWIELSEKYRIIAENKNAVRDLQIKPENFCNSESLAEHINKEFSHNKDLKITILNKEEINNLNMGLLLSVNKGSTHEPRVVIVEYNGNPHSNEKLVYVGKGITFDTGGMNTKGYHMEGMKFDMSGSVIVAYAVKAIAELKIKKNVAAIMCITDNRQDGDASLPENVYESMANISVEVTDTDAEGRLVLADGLYYGATKLNATTLVDVATLTGAMSRTLGSVYSGIYSTDDKNWELFSQAAKNGYEKVWRMPMHEDFHEPNTASLVADLNNFNNDETSDHNTAAMFLKEFTNNVPFIHCDIAGTADIKGKPMGVLVDTLVEFALLK, encoded by the coding sequence ATGAAAAAATACTATTTTACTGAGAAAAATGATAGTTTTTTATTGAAAGCTGTTTACTTTGATGATGCATTGAATAATTCTTACATCGCCAAAAAAGATGGTTTTATAACTGAAATAATTGAACAAAAAGAAGCATATATTTACATTGAAAAAAAATTAGATTATTTTGCTTTAACTAAAATAATTAAAGAAAAAATACTTACACATAAACGCAATTTACAAATCGATATTCATTCATTTGTAAGGGATGGCCTAAGTATTACTGATGTTTTAAAAGCTTTTTATTCATCTGTGATTTTTTACGAAGCTAACTTATTTAACAAGAAAAAAGAAGAATCTCAAAAACAATCGTTTACATTCTTGTTAAATAGCGAAGAATGAATAGAACTGAGCGAAAAATATAGAATAATTGCCGAAAATAAAAATGCTGTTCGTGATTTGCAAATTAAGCCAGAAAATTTTTGCAATTCAGAGTCATTGGCTGAGCACATCAATAAAGAGTTTTCGCACAACAAAGATTTAAAAATAACAATTTTAAACAAAGAAGAAATAAATAATCTTAATATGGGTTTGCTTTTATCAGTCAATAAAGGATCTACACATGAACCACGGGTAGTGATTGTTGAATACAATGGTAACCCCCATTCGAATGAAAAGTTAGTTTACGTGGGTAAAGGTATTACTTTTGACACCGGTGGTATGAATACAAAAGGCTACCACATGGAAGGTATGAAATTTGATATGTCGGGCTCAGTTATCGTTGCTTATGCAGTTAAAGCGATTGCTGAGTTAAAAATCAAGAAAAACGTCGCAGCTATAATGTGCATTACTGACAATCGTCAAGATGGAGATGCTTCGTTACCGGAAAACGTTTATGAGTCAATGGCCAATATTTCGGTTGAAGTCACTGATACTGACGCAGAAGGGCGTCTGGTTTTAGCTGATGGTTTATATTATGGTGCTACAAAATTAAATGCGACAACCTTAGTAGATGTTGCCACTTTAACCGGTGCAATGTCTAGAACCTTAGGGTCTGTGTATTCAGGGATCTATTCAACTGATGATAAAAATTGAGAATTATTTTCTCAGGCAGCGAAAAATGGTTACGAAAAAGTATGGAGAATGCCAATGCACGAAGATTTTCATGAGCCAAACACTGCAAGTTTAGTCGCCGACCTGAATAATTTTAATAACGATGAGACATCAGATCATAATACTGCTGCAATGTTTTTAAAAGAATTTACAAATAATGTTCCATTTATTCATTGCGATATTGCTGGCACTGCCGATATTAAAGGTAAGCCTATGGGTGTATTAGTTGACACACTTGTTGAATTTGCACTACTAAAATAA
- a CDS encoding Cof-type HAD-IIB family hydrolase, whose translation MKKIVKLTDIEFNKFKQTNTLDISTFLKCTDAEINDKYLNIPLYKIVLESTNEEILCKISKITDKIEFKPVKLSINDFDTFVFDMDGTLLDKTKNIVPANLKMLQKLAKDGKNICIATGRAIFMLDKYLDKIPYNKPFLCANGSMIYDHNTFKMISNFNIEKYDAYALMEKLETLGLGYYVFWSDGLVAFNVENSVDFKTRNYYEMMPAGKFVLNPERSFLDDKEICKILVTFDPHQVESLNEFAEYVKKFPRLQGVQTQKNFYDVGEPASKALALCSIADKYNIDLNKTVAFGDANNDAPTFDVVALSCAPLNSMSNAIDGATYVSSKTSDEDWIATFIEQHLYN comes from the coding sequence ATGAAAAAAATAGTTAAACTAACAGACATTGAATTTAATAAATTTAAACAAACAAATACATTAGATATTAGCACTTTTTTAAAGTGTACTGATGCTGAAATTAATGATAAATATTTAAATATTCCCTTATATAAAATAGTCTTAGAAAGTACAAATGAAGAAATTTTGTGCAAAATTAGTAAAATCACAGACAAAATAGAGTTTAAACCAGTCAAATTGAGTATCAATGATTTTGATACATTTGTATTTGATATGGACGGTACATTACTTGATAAAACTAAAAATATTGTTCCAGCGAATTTGAAAATGCTTCAAAAACTTGCAAAAGATGGCAAAAATATTTGTATTGCTACAGGAAGAGCTATATTTATGTTAGATAAATATCTGGACAAAATCCCATACAATAAACCATTTTTATGTGCTAACGGCAGTATGATTTATGACCACAATACTTTCAAAATGATTTCTAATTTTAACATTGAAAAATATGATGCATATGCTCTGATGGAAAAATTAGAAACACTAGGTTTGGGATACTATGTATTTTGAAGTGATGGTCTAGTTGCTTTTAATGTTGAAAATTCAGTCGATTTCAAAACAAGAAACTACTATGAAATGATGCCAGCAGGTAAATTTGTCCTAAATCCTGAACGCAGTTTTTTAGATGATAAAGAAATATGCAAAATTTTAGTAACTTTCGATCCACATCAAGTCGAAAGTCTAAACGAATTTGCTGAATATGTTAAAAAATTCCCACGTTTACAAGGAGTTCAAACTCAGAAAAACTTTTATGATGTTGGTGAGCCAGCTTCAAAAGCTCTTGCTTTGTGTTCCATAGCTGACAAATATAATATTGATCTAAATAAAACCGTGGCTTTTGGGGACGCTAACAATGATGCTCCAACATTTGATGTAGTTGCTTTATCTTGTGCTCCACTGAATTCAATGAGTAATGCAATTGATGGTGCTACATATGTTAGCTCAAAAACCTCTGATGAAGACTGAATAGCAACTTTTATTGAGCAACACTTATATAACTAA
- a CDS encoding CTP synthase → MKTKFIFTTGGVLSGLGKGVTAASVGNLLKSQGFSIFVLKLDPYLNIDPGVMNPIEHGEVYVTSDGGETDLDLGHYERFIDVKLAKDSNFTTGRIFTRIFQKERKGDYHGKTVQIVPHVVDEIIDIILSLAEQKQPDFMLIEIGGTVGDLESSPYIYAISKFASLYPRNVMFSHLAFVPYLSASKEYKSKPSQVSIASLRSFGINPNLLLLRSQEGIDKSIIKKVSENAFLKPENVINIPDKANIYEIPLFLEKSGIVKIIYDHFGIEKEIIPNANAVWNEFTQKYLAKRQKPLNLLLVGKYTGLEDAYLSIISSLKIAAAHQNIDLNYTLIDSSDITQSNINEKLAGYDGVMILPGFGVRGFYSKVEVAEYTRDHKIPTLGICLGFQAMAVAQARKMGISNATSKEFAVQGQDQEFILTPFYENGDTMNLGGTLRLGEDKILALPDTLAQSIYGSEIFYERHRHRYEIADKYRHNLEDEEFKFSGIHPDLKVAEICELKNHPFYLGVQYHPEFSTRVIKSNPLFDSFLKMTWEHKNK, encoded by the coding sequence ATGAAAACAAAATTTATTTTTACGACAGGCGGTGTTTTAAGCGGTCTTGGTAAAGGGGTTACAGCAGCTAGCGTTGGTAATTTATTAAAATCTCAGGGATTTAGTATTTTCGTACTAAAACTTGATCCATATCTTAATATTGACCCAGGAGTTATGAATCCGATTGAACACGGAGAAGTTTATGTTACTAGCGATGGTGGGGAGACTGATTTAGATTTAGGACACTATGAGCGTTTTATTGACGTTAAGTTAGCAAAAGATTCTAATTTTACTACTGGTCGTATTTTTACACGCATCTTCCAAAAGGAACGTAAAGGGGATTACCACGGAAAAACTGTACAAATCGTTCCACACGTTGTTGATGAAATAATTGATATTATTTTAAGTTTAGCAGAACAAAAGCAACCTGATTTTATGTTAATTGAAATTGGTGGAACGGTTGGAGATTTAGAGTCTAGTCCATACATTTATGCAATTAGTAAGTTTGCTTCATTATATCCACGTAATGTAATGTTTTCACATCTAGCATTCGTACCATATTTAAGTGCTTCAAAAGAATATAAGTCAAAACCTAGCCAAGTTTCGATTGCATCTCTGCGTTCATTTGGTATAAATCCTAATTTACTTTTACTTCGTTCGCAAGAAGGAATTGATAAATCAATCATAAAAAAAGTTAGCGAAAATGCATTTTTAAAACCCGAAAATGTAATTAACATTCCTGATAAAGCCAATATCTATGAAATACCACTATTTTTAGAAAAAAGTGGTATTGTAAAAATTATTTATGACCACTTTGGGATCGAAAAAGAAATTATCCCTAATGCAAATGCTGTCTGAAATGAATTTACACAAAAATATTTAGCAAAACGCCAAAAACCACTAAATTTATTGCTAGTGGGTAAATATACAGGCTTAGAAGACGCATATCTTTCAATTATTTCATCATTAAAAATAGCGGCTGCACATCAAAATATTGATTTAAATTACACTTTAATCGATTCAAGTGATATTACACAATCTAATATTAATGAAAAATTAGCTGGCTATGATGGAGTTATGATTCTTCCCGGTTTCGGTGTTAGAGGTTTTTATTCTAAGGTTGAGGTTGCTGAATACACACGCGACCATAAAATTCCAACGCTAGGTATTTGTTTAGGTTTCCAAGCAATGGCAGTTGCACAGGCTCGTAAAATGGGTATTTCTAACGCAACAAGTAAAGAATTCGCGGTTCAAGGTCAAGATCAAGAATTTATTTTAACCCCTTTTTATGAGAACGGTGACACAATGAACTTAGGCGGGACTTTAAGGTTGGGCGAAGATAAAATTTTAGCATTACCTGACACTTTAGCACAATCAATTTATGGCTCAGAAATATTCTATGAAAGACATCGTCATAGATATGAAATCGCTGATAAATATCGCCATAATTTAGAAGATGAAGAGTTTAAGTTTTCTGGCATCCATCCCGATCTTAAAGTTGCTGAAATTTGCGAACTAAAAAATCACCCATTTTATTTAGGTGTTCAATATCATCCAGAATTCAGCACAAGAGTTATTAAATCTAATCCACTTTTTGATTCATTTTTAAAAATGACTTGAGAACACAAAAATAAATAA